The genomic window CAGGCGAAAATGCAGGAATATCAGACTAGCGGCGTTCGGTTAGGATGGCTGATCAATCCTGAGGATGGGCAAGTGGAAATTTACCGACCCAACCAACCCGTTGAAGTTCTACAAACCCCCAGCGAACTCTCCGGCGAATCGGTCTTACCCGGCTTCACCCTCACCCTAGACTGGCTCTGGTCATAAACCCCACCCCATCACTCCC from Synechococcales cyanobacterium T60_A2020_003 includes these protein-coding regions:
- a CDS encoding Uma2 family endonuclease; amino-acid sequence: RIPGGGDRSPDVAWVEKSRWDALTPDERRKFPPLCPDFVLELRSPSDNLKTVQAKMQEYQTSGVRLGWLINPEDGQVEIYRPNQPVEVLQTPSELSGESVLPGFTLTLDWLWS